The following are encoded in a window of Pagrus major chromosome 14, Pma_NU_1.0 genomic DNA:
- the samm50l gene encoding sorting and assembly machinery component 50 homolog B, translated as MGTVHAKSLDPLPMHGRDLGVNPDDLVDAPDVVQEAKQEILENKDVVVQHVNIQGLGRTKEDLLGYEISDVFHAKNLIDVMKKAHIARQRLLRLGIFKEVEVLIDTSEGTDALPNGLDVTFEVTEVKRLTGSYNTMVGNNEGSMVLGLKLPNMLGRAEKLTFQFSYGTKETSYGLSFFKPQPGHFERNLTLNMYKVTGQFPWSSLKETDRGMSAEVNFPLGMTNHTLKWEGVWRELGCLARSASFAVREESGHSLKSALSHTVSVDSRNSAIFPNRGTLLRLNQELAGYTGGDASFLKEDVELQLNRRLFWDSVLSASLWGGMLYPLGGQPSCIADRFYLGGPTSVRGFGMYSIGPQSEGDYLGGEAYWAGGLHLYTPLPFRPGKGGFGDLFRTHFFLNAGNLCNLNYGDGPRAHLQKLAECIRWSYGAGIVLRLGNIARLELNYCVPMGVQSGDRICDGVQFGAGIRFL; from the exons ATGGGGACTGTCCATGCTAAG AGTTTGGACCCTCTCCCGATGCATGGCCGGGACTTGGGCGTCAACCCTGATGACTTGGTGGACGCTCCAGATGTGGTGCAGGAGGCCAAGCAGGAGATCCTCGAAAACAAAGAT GTGGTCGTCCAGCATGTCAACATCCAGGGTCTCGGAAGAACTAAAGAGGATCTGCTCGGATATGAAATCTCTGATGTTTTCCACGCCAAAAACCTCATTGAT GTGATGAAAAAAGCTCACATTGCCAGACAAAGGTTGCTCCGCCTCGGAATCTTCAAAGAGGTGGAGGTTCTTATTGACACGTCTGAAG GTACAGACGCTTTGCCCAATGGTCTTGATGTAACATTTGAGGTGACAGAGGTAAAGAGGCTGACCGGAAGCTACAACACCATGGTTGGCAACAATGAAGGAAGCATG GTGTTGGGTCTGAAGTTGCCCAACATGTTGGGCCGAGCTGAGAAACTCACCTTCCAGTTCTCCTATGGGACCAAGGAGACGTCATATGGCCTATCCTTCTTTAAGCCCCAGCCCGGACACTTCGAACGCAA CCTCACCCTCAACATGTACAAAGTCACTGGACAGTTCCCATGGAGCTCCTTAAAAGAGACTGACAGAGGCATGTCTGCAGAAGTCAAt TTTCCCCTCGGGATGACCAACCACACGTTGAAGTGGGAGGGTGTATGGAGGGAGCTGGGCTGTCTGGCACGTAGTGCTTCGTTCGCCGTGCGAGAAGAGAGTGGACACTCGCTGAAATCTGCCCTCTCG cACACTGTGTCAGTCGATTCAAGGAATTCTGCCATTTTCCCCAACAGAGGTACCTTACTGCGGCTCAACCAG GAACTGGCCGGGTACACAGGAGGCGATGCCAGCTTCTTGAAAGAGGATGTTGAGCTGCAGCTTAACAGACGGCTCTTCTGGGACTCA gtcctgtctgcctctctgtgggGTGGGATGCTTTATCCATTGGGAGGACAGCCGTCCTGCATCGCTGACAG GTTCTATCTTGGAGGTCCCACTAGCGTGCGAGGGTTTGGGATGTACAGCATCGGGCCACAGAGTGAAG gTGACTATCTGGGTGGAGAGGCGTACTGGGCAGGTGGTCTACACCTCTACACTCCGCTGCCCTTCAGACCAGGCAAGGGCGGCTTTGGAGACCTTTTCAGAACACATTTCTTTCTCAACGCAGGCAACCTCTGCAACCTCAACTATG GTGATGGTCCCCGGGCGCACCTTCAGAAGCTAGCTGAGTGTATTCGCTGGTCGTACGGAGCGGGCATCGTGCTGCGGCTCGGGAACATCGCCAGACTGGAGCTCAACTACTGTGTGCCCATGGGAGTTCAGAGTGGAGACAG GATATGTGACGGTGTCCAGTTTGGAGCTGGAATCCGCTTCCTGTGA